Part of the Subtercola frigoramans genome, ACGGGACGCCTCCACGTCAGCCAGGTACTCCGTCGACCCGTCCCTCTCATCGCGTTGATCGTCATCTTGCTGATCACCGTCGCCGTGATTCTCGCCCCGCTCATCGCGCCGTACGACCCACTCGCGCAAGACCTCGACAACATCCTGGCGGGCCCGTCGGCAGCGCACCTCCTGGGAACAGACGAACTCGGCCGCGACATCTACAGCCGACTGCTCTACGGCGGCCAGCCAGCGCTGCTGGGCGTTTTGGTCGCGAGCGTCGTCTTCGCCGTATTCGGCCTCATCCTCGGCATCCTGGCTGGCTACCTCGGCGGCTGGACGGACCGGGTCATCGGCAGCGTTCTCGATGTGCTGATGTCACTGCCAGCCATCGTGGTGATTCTTGCAGTGCTGGCGATCTTCAGTCAGAGCATCGTCGCTGCCATGTTTGTTCTGGGCCTTCTCAGTTCCGCGAACCTTGCCAGGGTCACTCGCAGTATGTGCTTGGCGCTGCGCGAGGAACTCTTCGTGTCAGCCGCAACGGTTTCAGGCATCGGACCGGTGCGAATCATGTTCCGACACGTATTGCCTTCACTGATCGGCCTCATGGTCGTGCAGGTCGCTCTCTTCGCTGGAATCGCCCTCGCCGTCCAGACGGGCCTCGGATTCCTAGGGCTCGCCACACCGCCGCCGGCACCGAGTTGGGGCGGTATGGTCGGCGAAGCGGCGCAGACGATGAGCCAAAGTGGATTCTTCCTCTTCGTCACAGGAGCGGTGATCGCCGTCATGACCCTCGCTTTCGGACTGTTGGGCGACGGAATCCGCGATCTGAACGCAGACCTCAAAGGTCGCTCCTCCGGGGCGAGCAAGATCCTCCTGCACGCAGCAGACGGGGGTCAACCCGTGAGCCCAGAAGGAATCGTGGTGGAAGTTCGCGATTACTCCGTCGCGTTCTCGACCCCGTCCGGCGAGAAGAAGATCGTGGATCGGATTTCCTTCGAGGTCGAGCGCGGGCAGATCTTCGGAATTGTCGGTGAATCAGGAAGCGGAAAGACCGTGACGGCGCTATCGCTACTTGGCCTGCTTCCGCAGAACGGCACCGTCACCAACGGTCACGCTTGGCTCGACGGACAGGACCTCGCGACGATGAGTGAAAAGCAGTACGAAAGAATCCGAGGAAAGGAAATCGGCCTGGTTTCGCAAGAGCCGATGGTCGCACTGGATCCGCTGTTCACCATCGGCTCGCAGCTGTCGGAGGTCGTCAGCCGCATCGGCGATGTACCGAGACGCGAGGTACGCGCCACAGTCGTCGCCCTCCTTGAAAGCGTGAAGCTGCCAGAGCCGGAGCGTCTCATGCAGAAGTATCCGCACGAGCTCTCCGGGGGAATGGTGCAGCGAGTGGCGATCGCCATGGCCCTCGCAGGATCACCGACCCTCCTGCTGGCCGACGAGCCGACCACCGCACTCGATGTGACCGTTCAGGCAGGCATTCTGGACCTCCTCCGCGAGCTTCGAGACTCACGAGGAATGACGGTGCTCCTGGTCACACACGATCTCGGCGTGGTGGCCGAGATATGTGACTCGGCGATCGTCATGTCTCAGGGAAGGATCGTGGACTCTGGGTCGATCGATCACATCTTCTACGACTCCGACCACCCATATACCCGTGCGCTGATCGCCAGCACACCGACGCTCGAGGACGGTGCAGCATGACCGGAAATTCATTGCTCACGGTTGAATCGCTTGCTGTGGAGTACCCGTCCAACCGTTTGCGCAGACCACCAACACGAGTAGTCCACGATGTCGACTTTACGATCGGCGTTCATGAGACACTCGCCTTGGTCGGTGAATCAGGCTCAGGCAAGACCACCATCGGGAAGGCGATCCTTGGATTGGCCCCGTTGGCGGCAGGACACATCTGGCTCGACGGGCGGGACATCTCGACAATCGGAAGGAAGGAACGTCGGGCACTGGCTGTCGATCTCCAGGCCGTCTTCCAGAACCCCTACGGTTCGCTCAACCCGTCGATGAGGGTCGGACAGATTCTCGCAGAGCCGCTCTTCGCGGATGGTTCCGTGAGCAAGAGCGATGCGTTGGCGACCATTCGACGGCTCTTGGAGCGTGTCGGCATGCCTGGCGACAGCGTCACCCGTTATCCAGCGAACTTCAGTGGAGGGCAACGGCAGCGGATCGCGATCGCGCGCGCTGTGGCACGCACCCCCCGGCTCATCGTCTGCGACGAGCCGACCAGCGCACTCGATGTCACCACCCAGGCTGCAGCGCTCGACCTTCTCACCGAACTTCAGGAGACCCTCGGGGTCTCGTACCTGTTCATCACTCACGACCTCGCCGTGGTGAAAGAGTTCGCCGATCGTGCAATCGTGCTCAGGGAGGGAACGGTAGTCGAGAGCGGAACAAGCGAACAGATCTGCCTGAGGCCCGTGCATCCGTACACGCAGAGGCTGCTTGCCGCCGCCCCAGTGCCCGATCCGAGGCTCCAACGAAAACGTCGAGCGGCTCGGCTGCAGCTGGCGGCTGATTCTCCAATCCATCTCCCGGATGACCAAGCAAGATGACCCAGAGAGACCATTCCGTGAGCGAACGAGACGAGATCGACGCGGCCATGGCCAGGGCCCGCATGTTCAGTGAGATGGTCGATCCCCGCCCCGACGTCGATCCGGCATCTATTGCGGAGCGGTTCCCCGAACTTTCAGACGTCGTTGTTGCAGACCATCAGATCGAAGGCCCCCACGGTACTGTCCTGGCGCGTTCATACCTGAGCCCCAACCCGAGTGGGTCGGGGCTTGTCTGGGTGCACGGCGGCGGCTTCCTGCGGGGCAACCTCGACATGCCCGAATCGCACTGGGTCTCTCTCGAACTCGCTTCACGCGGAGTCGACGTCCTGGCCCTGGACTACCAGAAGGCACTCGGCGAGGTTCATCACCCGACTCTGTCCGATGAAGTACTTGCGGGGTGGCTCGCAGCCTCCTCTGGTGGCTTCCTGCCCACCGTGACCCCTGGCAGGCTTCATCTTGGCGGCGCGAGCGCGGGAGGTAACCTGAGTGCCGCTGTCGCGATCCGACTGGGTGACAGCGCCGACACGTCACCGGCGTCGCTGATACTCGTATATCCCGCGCTTCATGCTGTGTTGCCAGAGCTGACACCGAGCGCTGCGCTTGCTGCTGCAGAGTTGCCCGAGCACGAGCGGTTCCCCCCGGACATGATCAGAGTAATCAACCTGAATTACACAAGGAGCATCTCGGGGCTGAGCGACCCCAGCGCATTCCCAGCCGACGGGAATGTGACCCGGCTACCACCTACTCTGATCGTGAACGCCGAAGCGGATGACTTGAGGTGTTCAGGCGAAGCATTCGGATCGAAGCTGAATTCCGTTGGTATACACGTGGTCGTGGATTTCGAACCAGGAACCCGACATGGGTACCTCGACGTGCCGGGTTTGACCGAGGCGGTACGCACCATCGATCACATTGCTGGCTGGATCGCTCAGACAGACAATCACCCGCGCTCGTTTCGGTGACCAGCTCGATCAGGAAAGAATCTTGCCCGCGGATCCACCGCGTGGGCGTCACTCAGCCCCGGATTCTCGCGGAACACAGCCGGGCAGGTGGGTTCTAAGTGGCGTAACTTTGGGGACACGAAGCTGTAACCCGACCGCAATTTCGGCTATCTCTAATAAGGGTGTGACGACGACCATGCCGACCTTCCACCCCCGCACCGAGCGCAGGCTGGCCGCGGCCGGTCGCGTGCACGACCTTCTCCGCTCAGCGATCATGCACGGTGAAATCCCGTCCGGGGTACTGCCTGGCGAACTGGAACTGATGGAGTCGTTCTCAGCGAGCAGGCAGGTCATCAGGGGAGCACTCGAGATGCTCAGGCAGGAGGGGCTGGTGAGGCGAATGCAGGGCAGCGGCACCCTGGTCACCTCTCTCAGAGTCACTCATGACTTCGACTTCCTGCACGGCCCGGCTCAGGAGATCGCGCACAAGGTGCTCTCGGTGGGCCAGGAGATCGCCCCGCCGAGCGTCGCGCGCAAGCTGCGAATCGAAGACGGTGGCAGCTGCGGAATCGTCGAACTCGTCACTGACCTCGCCGACACGCCACTCGATACGACCACGGTGTACGTCAAAGTCGACTTCCTGCCTACCGTGCTTCAATTCGACCCGCATGACGAATGGTTCTCGCTCTACGCCAAAGCGGGCATCGAACTCGGGGTCACCGATCACGCGATCGAGGCGTCGGTCGCAGACCCGTTCAACGCCTCGCTGCTCGGAGTCGACCCCGGTCATCCTCTGCTCGTTCTCGAGCGCCTGGTGCACAACACCGACGGCGAACCAGTTGAGTACGCATTCACCAGAATCCGAGGCGATCGCCTCACGCTGCGCCAGAGCCTCTCCCGGGTCGAACCGCGCACCCGATCCGACTGAATAACTACTGATCTCCCTCGCACGCCCGCACGCAGCCCCTCGTGCTGGCTGAACTCACCCCTGCCCGTTTGCCCGAAAGGCCACTTGCGAAAACCCTGACTGCCGATCCCGACGCTGCTCGACCCGTGCAGTACGACCGGCCCGAGACCATGCTCGCGGTGGTGGTTCGAGAGGGCTCCGGTAAAACATCCCTTCAACCAGAGCGGATGCCCGTTCCGACGCCAGGCTCTGATCAAGTCCTGGTTCGTGTTCAGGCCACGTCGGTCATCTCGTCTGAGATCGCCAGCCGGGAGGGTGTGTCGACCGCGACACTTCCGCTCATCCTGGGAAATGACTTCGTCGGCACGGTCGTCGAGGCACCGGGTGCCCCCAGTATGGTCGGTCGGCTGGTTGTCGGCGCCTATGGCGGGTACGGCTACACCCGGCCGGGAGCATGGGCTGAATTCATCGTCGTAGACCAGCCTGACGTCTTCAGTGTCGAAACCGAACTCGGCGTCGAAGCCCTGGCCGCCATACCGGGCTCGTTCACAGCGGCATCGGGTGCGCTTCGCAGTCTCGGCGACCTGGCAGGGAAGCGACTGCTCATTCGCGGCGGCACGTCTGGCGTCGGCCTGGCTGCCGCCACTCTCGCGCTGGATCAGGGTGCCCACGTCATCTCGACGACTCGCGACCCCTCCAAGGTCGAGAAGCTCCTGGCCCACGGCGTTCATGATGTGGTCATCGACGACGACGATTTCACAGCGCAGGTCAGACGCCTGTTTCCTCTCGGGGTCGATCTCGCCGTGGACCTTCTGGGTGTGGATTCACTCCGGGAGACCCTCCGATGCGTGCAGGAATTCGGGATCGTCTGCATCACGGGGCTTCTTCGTGACCAAACGAAGTCGATCCGATCGAGGGAGCGCGAGGATCGCTCGATCCCCCTGTTCCCGCATCCGATGGATCTGATCCCGCCGACAGTTCGCCTGACCGTCGGTGGAGTGGACGGAACGGCACGAACGCCCGACCTCATGCGCCAATGGGTGGCCGGAGTGCAGTCCGGCCGATACCGAATTCCGGTCGATTCCGTCTTCACACTTCACCAGATGGAACAGGCCCACCGACGGCGCAGCGACCCCGCCGCGTTCGGAAAAGTGATCGTCACCGTCGGCGACGATCCGCGCACAACCAGCTCGTCAAGCACCTCCAGCACCTCAACCGAAGTTCCACAACCAGAACTTGCCACAGAACCCGGAGACTCCGCTCATGAAAACCAGGAATAATCGCAAGACGATCTTCACCGTCGCAGGAGTCGCACTGCTCGCAGTGTCGCTCGGCGGGTGCAGCGCGGCCAGCCCCTCAGCGTCACCGACAGGTGCCGCACAGACTCCGCTCGCCGGTCTCACAGGCGAACCGATCACGGTGATGACCATCGGAAACTGGACTCAACCCCAACTCGGAACCGCGAACCCGGAATTCCCGGCCGGCGCGCAGGCCGCTGCCGCAGCTCTGAACGCCAGGGGCGGAATCGGCGGGAGGCCCATCGACGTCATCGTCTGCAGCGACGAGTTGAGCACCGACACTGCCCGGCAGTGCGCTCTCGATGCCGTTCAGAAGGGTGTGGTCGCCGTTGTCGGACTTCAGACAACCAACGAGGTCACGATTCTTCCCATCCTGGAAGCAGCCGGAATACCGGCGGTCGGGGTGTACCCGTTCACCGATGTCGCTCTGACCAGCCCTGTTTCCTTTCCTGACACCTCAGGCTTTGTCGGCCAGACGCTCGGCATGGGGCTCCAACTTGCCTCAGCCGGGGCAAAGAAGGTCAGCACGGTTGTGCCGGGTGGCCTGGGGGGCATCTCGACCTCGGTCGGTGACGCCGTCGCAGCAGGAAGCGCGTCGGGCGGTGCGACCTCCGGCGGCCTCGTGCAGATCCCTGCGAAGTCAGCTGACCTGAGCCCGACGATCGCGACAGCGACCGAAGGAGGGGCGAGTGTGGCCGGATTCGCGTCTGACGAGGCCGCGTTCATCACTGCAATGCGCACCATCGCACCTGACTCCAACATCTCGACGTTTCCGTTCAACCTCAGTGACAGCGTGATTTCGAGCGCCGGTTCGGCAGCTGAGGGCGTCATGGCGGTCGATGGGCTGGTGCCTCCTTCGGCCGACACTGCCGGCACAACGCAGTACAAGGCCGAACTGCAGGCGTATGACCCTTCGCTGGCGACGTCGACCACGGGCCTTCACGAATGGTTGGCGATGTGGACGTTCGAACGAGTGATCGCTGGTCTTCCGAGCGTCGACGCAGCGAGCGTCACCACCGCCATGAATGGGGTGGAGAATCTGGATATGGGTGGCGTGATTCCCACCTACACGACGAAATCAACGAGCACGACGTATCCGAGAATGTTCAACCCGACGATCGTCTACCAGAAGGTGGCAGACGGGCACCTGGTGCTGCAGGATTCGGGAGCAGACCCGTTCGTGTCCATCCAGGACCTCATCACCACGTTCGCAGGCTGATCGCAGTTCCCGAAAGGAGCGTATTGTGGACGACTTTCTGAAATTCGCTCTTCTCGGTATCGGAATCGGGGCGATCTACGGCTTGACTGCGCAGGGTCTTGTGCTCATCTTTCTGAGCAGCCGTGTGCTCAATTTCTCGCAGGGCGCCATCGCCCTGGTCGCGGCTTATGCCTATTCTGAGGCGACCAGGGCCGGTGCGCCCCTGGGTGTCGCTGCGCTGGCGGCGTTGCTGATAGCCGGAGCGCTGGGCGCAGTGATTGAACTGACGGTCATGCGACCGCTCCGACACGCGTCAACGATCACGCGTCTTGTTGCAACGATCGCCGTGCTCACGGTCATTCAGTCTGTGGCGGCGCTGTACTACGGCGATGCGACCCAGTTCGTCGGTGGATTGCTTCCGACGACTCCGCTCAGGCTTTCCGGAACCCTCCTGATCGGCACCGACCGGGCCATTGTGTTGGCGATCGGGATCCTGGTGACGATCGCGCTGACCTGGTACGTTCGTCGCACCAGGCTGGGACTCGCCACCCTCGGCACGGCCGAGAACCCCGTGGCCGTCGAAGTGCTCGGCTGGTCATCGCGCCGCGTCTCACTGGTGAACTGGGTCATGGGAGCCACTCTGGCCGGCCTCGCCGGCGTACTCATCGCCCCGATGAACGGAATCAGTGTCACCGGGATGGGCCAGATCGTCTACTGTGCACTGGCCGCCGCGCTGATCGGTGGATTCCGGTCGTTCGGCTGGGCGATGGGCGGCGGCCTCGTGCTCGGGGTGGCTCAGGCCGAGGCCGTGCGCATCCACGGTGACGTTGGATGGTCCACCGCGATCCCTTTCATCGTCATCGTGGCGGCGATCTTGATCCGCGGAGATGTCATCCGTGGGAGAGGGGGCAGACGCGAACAATTGCCGGCCGTCGGTACTGG contains:
- a CDS encoding alpha/beta hydrolase, producing the protein MSERDEIDAAMARARMFSEMVDPRPDVDPASIAERFPELSDVVVADHQIEGPHGTVLARSYLSPNPSGSGLVWVHGGGFLRGNLDMPESHWVSLELASRGVDVLALDYQKALGEVHHPTLSDEVLAGWLAASSGGFLPTVTPGRLHLGGASAGGNLSAAVAIRLGDSADTSPASLILVYPALHAVLPELTPSAALAAAELPEHERFPPDMIRVINLNYTRSISGLSDPSAFPADGNVTRLPPTLIVNAEADDLRCSGEAFGSKLNSVGIHVVVDFEPGTRHGYLDVPGLTEAVRTIDHIAGWIAQTDNHPRSFR
- a CDS encoding ATP-binding cassette domain-containing protein, which codes for MTGNSLLTVESLAVEYPSNRLRRPPTRVVHDVDFTIGVHETLALVGESGSGKTTIGKAILGLAPLAAGHIWLDGRDISTIGRKERRALAVDLQAVFQNPYGSLNPSMRVGQILAEPLFADGSVSKSDALATIRRLLERVGMPGDSVTRYPANFSGGQRQRIAIARAVARTPRLIVCDEPTSALDVTTQAAALDLLTELQETLGVSYLFITHDLAVVKEFADRAIVLREGTVVESGTSEQICLRPVHPYTQRLLAAAPVPDPRLQRKRRAARLQLAADSPIHLPDDQAR
- a CDS encoding dipeptide/oligopeptide/nickel ABC transporter permease/ATP-binding protein, which produces MTAVVVPETSTEAIATGRLHVSQVLRRPVPLIALIVILLITVAVILAPLIAPYDPLAQDLDNILAGPSAAHLLGTDELGRDIYSRLLYGGQPALLGVLVASVVFAVFGLILGILAGYLGGWTDRVIGSVLDVLMSLPAIVVILAVLAIFSQSIVAAMFVLGLLSSANLARVTRSMCLALREELFVSAATVSGIGPVRIMFRHVLPSLIGLMVVQVALFAGIALAVQTGLGFLGLATPPPAPSWGGMVGEAAQTMSQSGFFLFVTGAVIAVMTLAFGLLGDGIRDLNADLKGRSSGASKILLHAADGGQPVSPEGIVVEVRDYSVAFSTPSGEKKIVDRISFEVERGQIFGIVGESGSGKTVTALSLLGLLPQNGTVTNGHAWLDGQDLATMSEKQYERIRGKEIGLVSQEPMVALDPLFTIGSQLSEVVSRIGDVPRREVRATVVALLESVKLPEPERLMQKYPHELSGGMVQRVAIAMALAGSPTLLLADEPTTALDVTVQAGILDLLRELRDSRGMTVLLVTHDLGVVAEICDSAIVMSQGRIVDSGSIDHIFYDSDHPYTRALIASTPTLEDGAA
- a CDS encoding zinc-binding dehydrogenase, which translates into the protein MLAELTPARLPERPLAKTLTADPDAARPVQYDRPETMLAVVVREGSGKTSLQPERMPVPTPGSDQVLVRVQATSVISSEIASREGVSTATLPLILGNDFVGTVVEAPGAPSMVGRLVVGAYGGYGYTRPGAWAEFIVVDQPDVFSVETELGVEALAAIPGSFTAASGALRSLGDLAGKRLLIRGGTSGVGLAAATLALDQGAHVISTTRDPSKVEKLLAHGVHDVVIDDDDFTAQVRRLFPLGVDLAVDLLGVDSLRETLRCVQEFGIVCITGLLRDQTKSIRSREREDRSIPLFPHPMDLIPPTVRLTVGGVDGTARTPDLMRQWVAGVQSGRYRIPVDSVFTLHQMEQAHRRRSDPAAFGKVIVTVGDDPRTTSSSSTSSTSTEVPQPELATEPGDSAHENQE
- a CDS encoding ABC transporter substrate-binding protein, which produces MKTRNNRKTIFTVAGVALLAVSLGGCSAASPSASPTGAAQTPLAGLTGEPITVMTIGNWTQPQLGTANPEFPAGAQAAAAALNARGGIGGRPIDVIVCSDELSTDTARQCALDAVQKGVVAVVGLQTTNEVTILPILEAAGIPAVGVYPFTDVALTSPVSFPDTSGFVGQTLGMGLQLASAGAKKVSTVVPGGLGGISTSVGDAVAAGSASGGATSGGLVQIPAKSADLSPTIATATEGGASVAGFASDEAAFITAMRTIAPDSNISTFPFNLSDSVISSAGSAAEGVMAVDGLVPPSADTAGTTQYKAELQAYDPSLATSTTGLHEWLAMWTFERVIAGLPSVDAASVTTAMNGVENLDMGGVIPTYTTKSTSTTYPRMFNPTIVYQKVADGHLVLQDSGADPFVSIQDLITTFAG
- a CDS encoding GntR family transcriptional regulator, translating into MTTTMPTFHPRTERRLAAAGRVHDLLRSAIMHGEIPSGVLPGELELMESFSASRQVIRGALEMLRQEGLVRRMQGSGTLVTSLRVTHDFDFLHGPAQEIAHKVLSVGQEIAPPSVARKLRIEDGGSCGIVELVTDLADTPLDTTTVYVKVDFLPTVLQFDPHDEWFSLYAKAGIELGVTDHAIEASVADPFNASLLGVDPGHPLLVLERLVHNTDGEPVEYAFTRIRGDRLTLRQSLSRVEPRTRSD